Proteins found in one Magnolia sinica isolate HGM2019 chromosome 5, MsV1, whole genome shotgun sequence genomic segment:
- the LOC131245616 gene encoding glycerol-3-phosphate acyltransferase 1-like, translated as MVFPMVLLKLADWAWYQLLAHSFYRAARKIGTYGSLFNNNNQCGRSHQGSTYPSVSKCPLECNGTKTLVCDIHGTLLRTPSFFPYFMLVAFEGGSIFRALVLLLSCPLLWVLDHELGLRVMVFVTFCGLRLRDMESVGRAVLPKFFLENMNLHAYEVLASTGRRVVFTSIPRVMVEGFLKEYLSVDVVEGTELHVFGDYYTGFFTDEGVLVKHKAVKEVFGESKPDIGLGGSGLNDNLFMSLCKEAYVVSNEDRKTSASSVMPRHKYPKPLVFHDGRLAFLPTPMATLSMFLWLPAGIILAIYRLLVGIFLPYKIVILLGSWIGVHIRIKGCTPSRSATNKTGVLYVCTHRTLLDPVFLSTALGKPMTAVTYSLSKMSEFIAPIKTVRLTRDRKQDGVTMQRLLSEGDLVVCPEGTTCREPYLLRFSSLFAELADEIVPVAINTHVGMFYGTTASGLKCLDPIFFLMNPCPTYVLEFLGKVPRELTCAGGKSSCEVANHIQRQLADALGFECTTLTRRDKYMMLAGNEGVVCDMRKKPNNTCLSGPM; from the exons ATGGTTTTCCCAATGGTCTTGCTCAAGCTAGCTGATTGGGCCTGGTACCAGCTCTTGGCACACTCATTTTACAGGGCTGCTAGGAAGATTGGGACCTATGGGTCTCTCTTTAACAACAACAACCAATGTGGTAGATCACACCAAGGGTCCACGTATCCTAGTGTAAGTAAGTGTCCCTTAGAGTGTAATGGTACCAAGACCTTGGTTTGTGACATCCATGGTACTTTGCTCAGAACCCCATCTTTCTTTCCTTATTTCATGTTGGTTGCATTTGAAGGGGGTAGCATTTTTAGGGCCTTGGTGTTGCTTCTATCATGCCCACTGTTGTGGGTTTTGGACCATGAACTTGGGTTGAGAGTCATGGTCTTTGTGACTTTTTGTGGGCTTAGGTTGAGAGACATGGAGAGTGTTGGAAGGGCTGTTTTGCCGAAGTTCTTCCTTGAGAACATGAACCTTCATGCATATGAGGTGTTAGCTTCCACGGGGAGGAGGGTTGTTTTTACTAGTATCCCAAGGGTCATGGTTGAAGGGTTTTTGAAGGAGTATTTGAGTGTGGATGTAGTTGAGGGGACTGAGCTGCATGTGTTTGGGGACTACTACACTGGTTTTTTCACTGATGAGGGTGTGCTTGTCAAGCACAAGGCTGTCAAGGAGGTCTTTGGAGAGAGCAAGCCTGATATTGGCCTCGGTGGGTCTGGTCTCAATGACAATCTCTTCATGTCCCTATGCAAG GAAGCCTATGTAGTGAGCAATGAAGACAGAAAGACCAGTGCAAGCTCAGTGATGCCAAGACACAAGTATCCAAAGCCCTTGGTATTCCATGATGGTAGGCTAGCTTTCCTCCCCACACCAATGGCCACCCTATCAATGTTCCTATGGCTCCCAGCAGGAATAATCCTAGCCATCTATAGATTGCTTGTGGGCATCTTCCTCCCATACAAGATAGTCATCTTGCTAGGATCATGGATTGGGGTCCATATAAGAATCAAGGGGTGCACCCCATCAAGATCAGCCACCAACAAAACTGGGGTCCTCTATGTGTGCACCCACAGGACACTGCTGGATCCAGTCTTCCTAAGTACAGCACTAGGGAAGCCTATGACTGCAGTCACATACAGCTTAAGCAAGATGTCTGAGTTCATTGCTCCCATTAAAACAGTCAGGCTTACAAGGGATAGAAAGCAAGATGGTGTGACCATGCAAAGACTACTGAGTGAAGGAGACTTGGTGGTCTGCCCTGAGGGCACTACATGTAGGGAGCCATATCTACTCAGGTTTAGCTCCTTGTTTGCTGAGTTGGCTGATGAGATTGTGCCTGTGGCTATCAACACTCATGTGGGCATGTTCTATGGTACAACAGCCAGTGGCCTCAAGTGCTTGGACCCCATCTTCTTCTTGATGAACCCATGTCCCACCTATGTTTTGGAGTTCCTTGGGAAGGTGCCCAGGGAGCTAACGTGCGCCGGAGGGAAGTCTAGCTGTGAGGTGGCTAACCATATACAGAGACAACTGGCTGATGCACTGGGTTTTGAGTGCACCACACTTACTAGGAGAGACAAGTACATGATGCTGGCAGGGAATGAAGGAGTGGTCTGTGATATGAGGAAGAAGCCCAACAATACTTGCTTGAGTGGTCCaatgtaa